A single window of Deinococcus radiotolerans DNA harbors:
- a CDS encoding phage tail tape measure protein, whose translation MADLRDTMLLDVSQPLRALEEVEQRLTRLFREREAPALKFKLPSLPTQQEPAGSRPERRAQDSALDRLSNRLRTAQQELKRLGDDATPEQLKVIETRLSRLAQQAELLAPGLDKGSAAGARLSRVMTGIVTTSTDVQAALNATGRAPGFQTQEQQVKALGQGLTQLNRLWRLQILTDEEAGQSALKLRDQLLKLAVAEGASQNAVLAATRVATDAQRLLDQTRGEATKGGFAYNAGIAILDGLSRVRGPIGALAAGLGGAVNAGLLTGMLAGKPAVGRGAQDLGDDVIYGLKTRLQIRSPSRVTTAFGVNIAEGLALGMKSNQGQVAKAARDLGDAASSNLSSRIEGFFGPKLGQSLSTSGGAFGGVAREAANGAVQIGKFALGAEALALVAGTTASAILVLGTAFKSAITSGAAFEEQLVNIKALTQPTAAELTQLKDAAMNLGTDLGVGPKDAALAILELNKAGLSASEAIGGGLAGALNLAGAAGVTAGEGAALAVAGMNTFGLAAADLPRVADVFANFANRTVLGAQDLSQFFSALGPAAKDAGLNIEQVAGYAATLAQGGFKQMSDAGTSFKTFLTSLQAPSDTAKKALNELKVSFYDAAGASRPLGEVLEELRRKLAGMTDQARNGYIKQIFGDDASRAARVFFGSTNEAIDENIKAMGLQGEAARVARERMSSYAGQVKVLKAEWESFTAMIGLTFLPALTSVIKGIRNVVDGARGFLNDGERLKTLMKQLGIVVAGVGLAFIYLRQEMIKTAVIQAWTSAPMIFNAVRLGVLGAANVIKLSYIPAIIGAAKATAAFLVANPWLLVIAGATAAAVAIQNHFSEINNTYDQMDAANQSSFESTMKRVRGLTKEGGELNNTKAKYLLAVQSLADANQGTLKGTTLLGERIYETDDAQIAKAQQRVKELREELTRLQAEANRRGAAPPVKVVDPEQLKKQTEALRDLRKELAGRALELRVKGMTELGGQIEQLGNQFDELAIKLKTAFNWDMSSTDLQKGLAQIRAQQAREQTALVTSALDDQKEVRLGHEREVRAAEIALSKDAVAQRRAELDGQIQDLKTTYEPQIRDLLRNAQNKTISSTDRRKFQDEAGQLQQLQNRQIVALERQRDQDLERIAQERLDKVRAAQQETLASQARVSAATISVLEGQRDREIQLAGDVPAARLAIEQRFGPQLLRLKQQQIDLETEGQRIALRGAYLQQLRDAATAGDQRAELERNARDQYLNGLRVLELDHQQKVGDAQVQQEARVQEQRTAIYQQGLDRRLQGAKDATAAELRQLERVLTAERARAAAAGEGAKVAAIDKALTSINEIQADNVRAFREELKGAATTAADLQKRLADIDQTPLGKARSSAASPFNEIIWNAEKALADLKGKLSKTDLTPDLRAQYLRQQAELTRIVSQASRERNGAVLAAEQQFERERQDKAQANALKLAKTQYDTTLDSGPYLTRLDQDRQYWNARLALARQKGSEELRLQAEQALASNAEERKRVTGDTFTRKDTLDASVVKLRAAQDAQLAAQARTQQEVQAARERGLQTSRLELAQLDAQLATAKARGLTEAQINDLLAERVQKVTGINAQVKAIAQAPLQADAERVDLLQAQANLLLQQQGLADDALATAQQSLTAARQQLQLKQAALDDAEANGTPSEVSKARVDVTNAQLAVEQNIVRVRDEQDQQAVQALDHLEAQGRAALELQGLAEDAVATGELDLDVTRQRLTLAQARLASGTLTAKQEREAQLEVTRLTAQQETQERKLEQAQRDRRALLEGLVQAQEGLNRSLQGGTPAAVALRDASNGAADARVKLAQAERSYAQALADAARTPSQATTERLKTATEALTSAISDQRGALSKLADQYRSVLTSMDGVREASDKLKGAAYGDKGPAFNGTLEIDRFFAIQRRRDAAIDTLKRALASGDQDAIRAATEALATQEKRYKDQQALLAKNGISVGLTREKEVQTLADQVDALGIQNDREAINVQKRLDAATLDAQSSLTFLDAAKLMRDSSVDLLAGLTRGVRPAPQAAPITYTYKDKRFDSMAALDAYVAAERAGGTGNRAAAPGNAADAQMGTKNVTITNTTTFHIPVTVDGQPVPTPQEFRQIAEQVLGEALNGALRNAAWAGGPCKT comes from the coding sequence ATGGCCGACCTCCGCGACACGATGCTGCTGGACGTCTCGCAGCCTCTTCGGGCCCTCGAAGAGGTCGAACAGCGCCTCACGCGGCTGTTCCGCGAGCGCGAGGCACCCGCCCTCAAGTTCAAACTCCCCAGTCTCCCCACCCAGCAGGAACCGGCTGGCAGCCGCCCCGAGCGGCGCGCGCAGGACAGCGCCTTGGACCGCCTCAGCAACCGCCTGCGCACCGCGCAGCAGGAACTCAAACGCCTGGGTGACGACGCCACGCCTGAGCAGTTGAAGGTCATCGAGACGCGCCTGTCCCGCCTCGCGCAGCAGGCCGAGCTGCTCGCCCCAGGCCTGGACAAGGGCAGCGCGGCTGGAGCCCGCCTGAGCCGCGTCATGACCGGCATCGTCACCACCAGCACCGACGTGCAGGCCGCCCTGAACGCCACGGGCCGCGCGCCCGGCTTCCAGACCCAGGAACAGCAGGTCAAGGCCCTCGGGCAGGGGCTCACGCAACTGAACCGCCTGTGGCGCCTTCAGATCCTTACCGACGAAGAAGCTGGGCAGAGCGCCCTGAAGCTGCGCGACCAGCTGCTCAAACTGGCCGTGGCCGAGGGCGCCAGCCAGAACGCCGTGCTGGCCGCCACCAGGGTCGCCACGGACGCGCAGCGCCTCCTCGACCAGACCCGCGGCGAGGCCACCAAGGGCGGCTTCGCCTACAACGCGGGCATCGCCATCCTCGACGGGCTCAGCCGGGTGCGCGGCCCGATCGGCGCGCTCGCCGCCGGACTGGGCGGCGCGGTCAACGCGGGCCTCCTGACCGGCATGCTCGCCGGGAAACCCGCCGTGGGGCGCGGCGCGCAGGACCTCGGCGACGACGTCATCTACGGTCTGAAGACCCGCCTCCAGATCCGCAGCCCCAGCCGCGTCACCACCGCGTTTGGCGTGAACATCGCCGAGGGCCTCGCGCTGGGCATGAAGTCCAACCAGGGGCAGGTGGCCAAGGCCGCCCGCGACCTGGGCGACGCGGCCAGCAGCAACCTGAGCAGCCGGATTGAGGGGTTCTTCGGTCCCAAGCTCGGCCAGAGCCTCAGCACCAGCGGCGGGGCGTTCGGTGGGGTGGCGCGCGAGGCGGCGAACGGCGCGGTGCAGATCGGGAAGTTCGCCCTGGGTGCCGAAGCCCTGGCCCTCGTGGCGGGCACCACAGCCAGCGCCATCCTGGTGCTCGGCACGGCATTCAAGTCCGCCATCACCAGCGGCGCGGCGTTCGAGGAACAGCTCGTCAACATCAAAGCCCTCACGCAGCCCACCGCCGCTGAACTCACCCAGCTGAAAGACGCCGCGATGAACCTCGGGACCGACCTGGGCGTCGGACCGAAAGACGCGGCGCTGGCCATCCTGGAGCTGAACAAGGCAGGCCTGAGTGCCAGTGAGGCGATCGGGGGCGGCCTCGCCGGGGCGCTGAACCTCGCCGGCGCCGCAGGCGTCACCGCGGGCGAGGGCGCGGCGCTGGCCGTGGCGGGCATGAACACCTTCGGACTGGCCGCCGCGGACCTGCCCCGGGTGGCGGACGTGTTCGCCAACTTCGCCAACCGCACCGTGCTGGGCGCACAGGACCTCTCCCAGTTCTTCAGTGCGCTGGGCCCCGCCGCGAAAGACGCCGGGCTGAACATCGAGCAGGTGGCCGGGTACGCCGCCACGCTCGCGCAGGGCGGCTTCAAACAGATGAGCGACGCCGGGACGTCGTTCAAGACGTTCCTGACGAGCCTCCAGGCCCCGAGCGACACGGCGAAAAAGGCGCTGAACGAACTGAAGGTGTCGTTCTACGACGCCGCCGGAGCCAGCCGCCCGCTGGGTGAAGTCCTCGAGGAGCTACGCCGCAAGCTCGCCGGGATGACCGACCAGGCCCGCAACGGCTACATCAAACAGATCTTCGGGGACGATGCCAGCCGCGCCGCTCGCGTGTTCTTCGGCAGCACCAACGAGGCCATCGACGAGAACATCAAGGCGATGGGTCTGCAGGGCGAAGCGGCCCGCGTGGCGCGCGAGCGCATGAGCAGCTACGCCGGCCAGGTCAAGGTCCTGAAAGCCGAGTGGGAGTCGTTTACGGCCATGATCGGTCTGACCTTCCTGCCCGCGCTGACCAGTGTCATTAAGGGCATCCGGAACGTCGTGGACGGCGCCCGGGGTTTCCTGAACGACGGCGAGCGCCTCAAGACCCTGATGAAACAGCTGGGGATCGTGGTGGCCGGGGTGGGACTGGCGTTCATCTACCTGCGCCAGGAGATGATCAAAACGGCCGTCATCCAGGCCTGGACGTCCGCACCCATGATCTTCAACGCGGTCCGGCTGGGCGTGCTGGGGGCGGCGAACGTCATCAAGCTGTCGTACATCCCCGCCATCATCGGCGCGGCGAAAGCGACGGCGGCGTTCCTGGTCGCCAACCCCTGGCTGCTCGTGATTGCCGGCGCGACCGCAGCGGCCGTGGCCATCCAGAATCACTTCTCCGAGATCAACAACACCTACGACCAGATGGACGCGGCGAACCAATCCAGCTTCGAGAGCACCATGAAGCGCGTCCGGGGCCTCACGAAGGAAGGGGGGGAGCTCAACAACACCAAGGCCAAGTACCTGCTGGCCGTGCAGTCTCTCGCCGACGCAAACCAGGGCACGCTGAAGGGCACCACACTGCTCGGCGAGCGGATCTACGAGACCGACGACGCGCAGATCGCCAAGGCGCAGCAGCGCGTGAAGGAACTGCGTGAGGAACTCACGCGCCTCCAGGCTGAAGCGAACCGCCGCGGCGCCGCGCCTCCGGTGAAGGTCGTCGATCCGGAACAGTTGAAGAAACAGACCGAAGCGCTGCGCGACCTGCGCAAGGAACTCGCCGGGCGGGCGCTGGAGTTGCGGGTCAAGGGCATGACCGAGCTGGGCGGCCAGATCGAGCAGCTCGGCAACCAGTTCGACGAGCTGGCCATCAAGCTCAAAACCGCTTTCAACTGGGACATGAGCAGCACGGATCTTCAGAAGGGCCTGGCGCAGATCCGCGCGCAGCAGGCCCGGGAGCAGACCGCGCTCGTGACCAGCGCGCTGGACGATCAGAAAGAGGTCCGGCTGGGGCACGAGCGGGAGGTCCGTGCCGCCGAGATCGCCCTGTCCAAAGACGCTGTGGCGCAGCGCCGCGCGGAACTCGACGGGCAGATCCAGGACCTGAAGACCACGTACGAACCGCAGATCCGCGACCTGCTGAGAAACGCGCAGAACAAGACCATCTCCAGCACCGACCGCCGGAAGTTCCAGGACGAGGCGGGGCAGCTCCAGCAGCTTCAGAACCGGCAGATCGTGGCGCTGGAACGCCAGCGGGATCAGGACCTCGAACGGATCGCGCAGGAGCGGCTGGATAAGGTCCGCGCGGCGCAGCAGGAGACCCTGGCGTCCCAGGCCCGGGTCAGCGCCGCGACCATCAGCGTGCTGGAGGGGCAGCGGGACCGGGAGATCCAGCTGGCCGGGGACGTGCCCGCCGCCCGGCTGGCCATCGAGCAACGCTTCGGGCCGCAGCTCCTGCGCCTGAAACAGCAGCAGATCGACCTCGAAACCGAAGGGCAGCGCATCGCCCTGCGCGGGGCGTACCTGCAGCAGCTCCGCGACGCCGCCACCGCTGGCGACCAGCGCGCCGAGCTGGAACGCAACGCCCGGGACCAGTACCTCAACGGGCTGCGCGTCCTGGAACTTGACCACCAGCAGAAAGTCGGGGACGCCCAGGTGCAGCAGGAAGCGCGCGTGCAGGAACAGCGCACCGCGATCTACCAGCAGGGCCTCGACCGACGCCTCCAGGGGGCCAAAGATGCCACGGCCGCCGAACTGAGGCAGCTGGAACGGGTCCTGACCGCCGAACGCGCCCGCGCCGCCGCTGCCGGGGAGGGTGCGAAGGTTGCGGCGATCGACAAGGCCCTGACCAGCATCAACGAGATCCAGGCGGACAACGTCCGCGCGTTCCGCGAGGAACTGAAGGGGGCGGCCACCACCGCCGCCGACCTCCAGAAACGCCTCGCGGACATCGACCAGACCCCGCTGGGCAAGGCTCGGAGCAGCGCGGCCTCCCCGTTCAACGAGATCATCTGGAATGCCGAGAAGGCCCTGGCCGACCTGAAAGGCAAGCTGTCCAAGACCGACCTCACCCCGGACCTGCGGGCGCAGTACCTCCGGCAGCAGGCGGAACTCACCCGCATCGTGAGCCAGGCCTCCCGGGAACGGAACGGCGCGGTCCTGGCGGCCGAGCAGCAGTTCGAACGCGAGCGGCAGGACAAGGCCCAGGCCAACGCCCTGAAACTCGCCAAGACCCAGTACGACACCACCCTGGACAGCGGCCCGTACCTCACGCGGCTGGACCAGGACCGGCAGTACTGGAACGCACGACTCGCCCTCGCCCGCCAGAAGGGCAGCGAGGAGCTCAGGCTCCAGGCGGAGCAGGCCCTGGCCAGCAACGCCGAGGAACGCAAGCGCGTCACCGGGGACACGTTCACCCGGAAGGACACGCTCGACGCGTCCGTGGTCAAGCTGCGCGCCGCTCAGGACGCCCAGCTGGCCGCGCAGGCCCGCACGCAGCAGGAGGTGCAGGCCGCCCGGGAACGGGGGCTTCAGACGTCCCGTCTGGAACTCGCGCAGCTCGACGCGCAGCTAGCCACCGCGAAGGCCCGCGGGCTGACCGAGGCGCAGATCAACGACCTCCTGGCGGAGCGGGTCCAGAAGGTCACCGGCATCAACGCCCAGGTGAAGGCCATCGCGCAGGCGCCGCTTCAGGCGGACGCCGAGCGCGTGGATCTCCTGCAGGCCCAGGCCAACCTCCTGCTCCAGCAGCAGGGCCTCGCCGACGATGCACTGGCCACCGCGCAGCAGAGCCTCACCGCGGCCCGGCAGCAGCTGCAACTCAAACAGGCGGCGCTGGATGACGCGGAGGCGAACGGCACGCCCAGTGAGGTGTCGAAAGCCCGGGTGGACGTGACGAATGCCCAGCTCGCCGTTGAACAGAACATCGTGCGCGTGCGGGACGAGCAGGACCAGCAGGCCGTGCAGGCCCTCGACCACCTCGAAGCCCAGGGTCGCGCTGCCCTGGAGCTCCAGGGGCTCGCAGAGGACGCCGTGGCGACCGGAGAACTGGATCTGGACGTCACCCGTCAGCGGCTCACCCTGGCCCAGGCGCGCCTGGCGTCCGGCACGCTGACCGCGAAGCAGGAACGGGAGGCGCAGCTGGAGGTCACGCGCCTCACCGCCCAGCAGGAAACGCAGGAACGCAAGCTCGAACAGGCCCAGCGGGACCGCCGGGCCCTGCTCGAAGGGCTCGTGCAGGCGCAGGAGGGCCTGAATCGATCCCTGCAGGGGGGCACCCCTGCCGCTGTGGCCCTGCGGGACGCCAGCAACGGCGCGGCCGACGCCCGGGTGAAACTCGCCCAGGCGGAACGCAGTTACGCGCAGGCCCTGGCGGACGCGGCCCGGACCCCCAGCCAGGCGACCACCGAGCGCCTGAAAACGGCCACGGAAGCCCTGACCAGCGCGATCAGCGACCAGCGGGGCGCGCTGAGCAAGCTGGCCGACCAGTACCGCAGCGTCCTGACCAGCATGGACGGCGTACGCGAGGCGTCCGACAAGCTCAAAGGCGCCGCGTACGGAGACAAAGGTCCGGCATTCAACGGGACGCTCGAAATTGATCGGTTCTTCGCCATCCAGCGCCGCCGCGACGCGGCCATCGACACCCTCAAACGCGCCCTGGCGAGCGGCGACCAGGACGCCATTCGCGCCGCGACCGAGGCGCTGGCTACCCAGGAGAAACGCTACAAGGACCAGCAGGCCCTGCTCGCGAAGAACGGCATCAGCGTCGGGCTCACCCGCGAGAAGGAAGTGCAGACGCTCGCCGATCAGGTGGACGCGCTGGGCATCCAGAACGACCGCGAGGCCATCAACGTGCAAAAGCGCCTCGACGCGGCCACGCTCGACGCGCAGTCCAGCCTCACGTTCCTCGACGCCGCGAAGCTCATGCGGGACAGCAGCGTGGACCTGCTCGCCGGACTCACCCGCGGCGTCCGGCCCGCGCCGCAGGCCGCGCCGATCACCTACACGTACAAGGACAAACGCTTCGACAGCATGGCCGCCCTGGACGCCTACGTGGCTGCCGAGCGGGCCGGGGGGACGGGCAACCGCGCCGCCGCCCCCGGCAACGCCGCGGACGCCCAGATGGGCACCAAGAACGTCACGATCACCAACACCACGACCTTCCACATCCCCGTCACGGTGGACGGCCAGCCCGTGCCCACCCCGCAGGAGTTCCGGCAGATCGCGGAGCAGGTCCTGGGTGAAGCCCTCAACGGCGCCCTGCGCAACGCCGCCTGGGCCGGAGGGCCCTGCAAAACATGA
- a CDS encoding DUF6973 domain-containing protein — MKYVIPTLLLTISLISCGQSQPAPAMPDGAATADHINRLSEAQLQQLVAEGEQWAQDHPGQDVNAHALTVLNDTPGHLTTQWSIGEWTGLGPAQGALCNAHLINCYKTKLYKDQAQRVARTKYGNGEQNGKIDAYRHTYWNALMTRGAGVQWATDFANAHEADNPPSSAKSYVSRDMDYYNNSQGRTIGLNYPANTAADTVVEAKIVDYMTYGKLKVFNSAGTALVWSNSPDACSLYNC, encoded by the coding sequence ATGAAATACGTTATCCCCACACTGCTGCTCACCATCAGCCTCATCAGTTGCGGGCAGTCTCAACCAGCGCCCGCCATGCCCGACGGCGCCGCAACGGCTGACCACATCAACCGTCTGAGTGAAGCCCAACTCCAGCAGCTGGTGGCCGAAGGTGAGCAGTGGGCTCAGGACCACCCTGGCCAAGACGTCAACGCCCACGCCCTCACCGTCCTGAACGACACGCCGGGCCACCTCACCACCCAGTGGAGCATCGGCGAGTGGACCGGACTGGGCCCTGCCCAGGGCGCGCTGTGCAACGCGCACCTCATCAACTGCTACAAAACCAAGCTGTACAAAGATCAAGCGCAGCGCGTGGCCCGAACCAAGTACGGCAACGGTGAACAGAACGGCAAAATCGACGCGTACCGGCACACGTACTGGAATGCCCTGATGACGCGTGGGGCCGGCGTTCAGTGGGCCACGGATTTCGCCAACGCGCATGAAGCGGACAATCCCCCGTCCAGTGCGAAGTCGTACGTGTCGCGCGACATGGACTACTACAACAACAGTCAGGGACGGACCATCGGCCTGAACTATCCGGCCAACACGGCCGCCGATACCGTCGTTGAAGCCAAGATCGTTGACTACATGACGTACGGGAAACTCAAGGTCTTCAACTCCGCAGGAACCGCGTTGGTGTGGAGCAACTCGCCGGACGCGTGCTCGCTGTATAACTGCTGA
- a CDS encoding phage major capsid protein, producing MSHQNTDVVSLRYGLREAAKSSPLLRGESTDRLTALTLAMRGTKRFYEGFYGARFKEQLRKGAELRLSNPKAYDAALERNAEHTRDFPGLQRQVRALETLTSSDLTYAIGATRELERLDPLPSFNTDLFLLVRRKTRTDLSPITAGGGVNLAHRFLNIRAEGTTHTRNSWVGRGTTYSLLNLEDGFDLTWEAVLNNKLGEYEDALFELGQNGARTRAWLILDAIRRGGTFLDLPDANLGPNISNLEAADAYLGEQQIDGRVFSANMTDVFVPGTYRAVARRALTAPTVQIVGGASGAVTQVPNDNPIYQKGDLHSEAIITEAPIDAADVARGMSNRDWIVADRSLQPVEFATLAGFETGPRLLTKIPDIVEFDNMGSFGEHIISTKVSDVAAAQVRAKEGVVIVRGQR from the coding sequence ATGTCCCACCAGAACACCGATGTTGTCAGCCTGCGCTACGGCCTGCGCGAAGCCGCCAAGAGCAGCCCCCTGCTCCGCGGCGAAAGCACCGACCGCCTCACCGCGCTGACCCTCGCCATGCGCGGCACCAAGCGCTTCTACGAAGGCTTCTACGGCGCGCGCTTCAAAGAGCAGCTGCGCAAGGGCGCCGAGCTGCGCCTGAGCAACCCCAAGGCCTACGACGCGGCCCTGGAGCGCAACGCGGAGCACACCCGCGACTTCCCCGGCCTGCAGCGCCAGGTGCGCGCCCTGGAAACCCTGACCAGCAGCGACCTCACGTACGCCATCGGCGCCACCCGCGAGCTCGAACGGCTCGACCCGCTGCCCTCCTTCAACACGGACCTGTTCCTGCTGGTCCGCCGCAAGACCCGCACGGACCTCAGCCCCATCACGGCCGGTGGCGGCGTGAACCTCGCCCACCGCTTCCTGAACATCCGCGCGGAGGGCACCACCCACACCCGCAACAGCTGGGTGGGACGCGGCACCACGTACAGCCTGCTGAACCTCGAAGACGGCTTCGACCTCACCTGGGAGGCCGTGCTGAACAACAAGCTCGGCGAGTACGAGGACGCCCTGTTCGAACTCGGGCAGAACGGTGCCCGCACCCGCGCGTGGCTGATCCTCGACGCGATCCGCCGCGGCGGCACGTTCCTGGACCTGCCCGACGCGAACCTCGGGCCGAACATCAGCAACCTCGAAGCGGCCGACGCCTACCTCGGCGAGCAGCAGATTGACGGGCGCGTGTTCAGCGCCAACATGACCGACGTGTTCGTGCCCGGCACGTACCGCGCCGTCGCCCGCCGCGCCCTGACCGCCCCCACCGTGCAGATCGTGGGCGGCGCGAGCGGCGCCGTGACCCAGGTGCCCAACGACAACCCCATCTACCAGAAGGGCGACCTGCACAGCGAGGCCATCATCACCGAGGCGCCGATCGACGCGGCTGACGTCGCGCGCGGCATGAGCAACCGCGACTGGATCGTCGCCGACCGCTCCCTCCAGCCGGTCGAGTTCGCCACGCTCGCCGGATTCGAAACCGGCCCGCGCCTCCTGACGAAGATCCCCGACATCGTGGAATTCGACAACATGGGGTCTTTCGGCGAGCACATCATCTCCACGAAAGTCAGCGACGTCGCCGCCGCCCAGGTGCGCGCGAAAGAAGGCGTCGTCATCGTCCGCGGCCAGCGCTGA
- a CDS encoding terminase has product MTAESDALSVQAQRTLMVKEAVMAYSDQLKRRFENEGRRRLKLLQRCVQDPEARVVAAAAARMDPVTFLNDWVWLYEPRNPGRGLPAVLPLTLRPRQVAFIRYLQDLRRNRRNGLVEKSRDEGMTWVVIGYYVWAWLHEAGFSGGLGSRKLDLVDKSGDLDTLFEKARFIVRKLPAFLKPQGFSEKLHSKEALLINPTNNANIKGEGGDNIGRGGRSSIYFVDEHAKVPRADTVHAALSQNTDVIVYGSTPHGRANLFARIAHNLIPGDPWDVFTFHWRDNPDKNYALNVPALTGKGTEQVSPWYLFEKSKSVDQALFEQEVDISYDAETKNQIILGAWVQAALKLRLEATAPATAGLDVGDTGPDATVYSSRSGPVVTRIQALISAEAPQDTHELATRERVTLLQYDRNGVGASIAATVDRRTDRAYEVRGVFNGGVPSKTVYEDSQTPADLRFANFATECWWRLRLRFQKTWERVEQGIEHPDDECISLAQLPAGDALNTLVAQLSQATYSRVGTSDKLTVNKKGEGGKSPNHAEALIYAFAPPPPAAPAPKPRPAAAQLGPGSFD; this is encoded by the coding sequence ATGACCGCTGAGAGTGACGCCCTGAGCGTGCAGGCCCAGCGCACGCTGATGGTCAAAGAGGCCGTCATGGCGTACAGCGACCAGCTGAAACGCCGCTTTGAGAACGAGGGACGCCGGCGCCTGAAGCTCCTCCAGCGGTGCGTGCAGGACCCCGAAGCGCGGGTCGTGGCGGCCGCGGCCGCGCGGATGGACCCGGTGACGTTCCTGAACGACTGGGTGTGGCTGTACGAGCCGCGCAACCCGGGCCGCGGCCTGCCCGCCGTGCTGCCCCTCACGCTGCGGCCCCGGCAGGTGGCGTTCATCCGGTACCTGCAGGATCTGCGCCGCAACCGCCGCAACGGCCTGGTGGAGAAAAGCCGCGACGAGGGCATGACGTGGGTCGTGATCGGCTACTACGTCTGGGCGTGGCTGCACGAGGCGGGCTTCAGCGGCGGCCTGGGCAGCCGCAAACTCGACCTCGTCGATAAGAGCGGCGACCTCGACACCCTGTTCGAGAAGGCCCGCTTCATCGTCCGGAAGCTCCCGGCGTTCCTGAAACCCCAGGGGTTCAGCGAGAAGCTGCACAGCAAAGAGGCGCTGCTGATCAACCCCACCAACAACGCCAACATCAAGGGCGAAGGTGGGGACAACATCGGCCGCGGGGGCCGCAGCAGCATCTACTTCGTGGACGAGCACGCCAAGGTGCCCCGCGCCGACACCGTGCACGCCGCGCTCTCGCAGAACACCGACGTGATCGTGTACGGCAGCACCCCGCACGGCCGCGCGAATCTGTTCGCCCGGATCGCGCACAACCTCATCCCCGGCGACCCGTGGGACGTGTTCACCTTCCACTGGCGCGACAACCCGGACAAGAACTACGCGCTGAACGTGCCCGCCCTGACCGGCAAGGGCACGGAACAGGTGAGCCCCTGGTACCTGTTCGAGAAGTCCAAAAGCGTCGATCAGGCGCTGTTCGAGCAGGAAGTCGACATCAGCTACGACGCCGAGACGAAAAACCAGATCATTCTCGGCGCGTGGGTGCAGGCCGCCCTCAAGCTCCGCCTGGAAGCCACCGCCCCGGCCACCGCCGGGCTTGACGTGGGCGATACCGGCCCGGACGCCACGGTCTACTCCAGCCGCAGCGGGCCGGTCGTCACGCGCATCCAGGCCCTCATCTCCGCCGAGGCGCCCCAGGACACACACGAGCTCGCCACGCGTGAGCGCGTCACGCTCCTCCAGTACGACCGCAACGGCGTCGGCGCGTCCATCGCTGCGACCGTCGACCGCCGCACGGACCGGGCCTACGAGGTGCGCGGCGTGTTCAACGGCGGCGTGCCCAGCAAGACGGTGTACGAGGACTCCCAGACGCCCGCGGACCTGCGCTTCGCCAACTTCGCCACGGAATGCTGGTGGCGCCTGCGCCTGCGCTTCCAGAAAACCTGGGAGCGCGTCGAGCAGGGCATCGAACACCCCGACGACGAATGCATCAGCCTCGCGCAACTGCCGGCTGGGGACGCGCTGAACACCCTGGTCGCGCAGCTGTCCCAGGCGACGTACAGCCGCGTCGGCACCAGCGACAAACTCACCGTCAACAAGAAAGGGGAGGGCGGTAAGAGCCCCAACCACGCCGAGGCGCTCATCTACGCCTTTGCGCCCCCACCGCCCGCCGCACCCGCGCCCAAACCCCGCCCCGCCGCCGCCCAGCTGGGCCCCGGCAGCTTCGACTAG